The sequence below is a genomic window from Sebastes fasciatus isolate fSebFas1 chromosome 18, fSebFas1.pri, whole genome shotgun sequence.
GTTTCAGTTTGATTTAAAATACTTTCTTCAATGTTCAATTAAAGATACAGTTGTATTTTAGCAGTTAAATCTTTTCCCATTAAGTGTACAGACGATCCTGATTGTGATTTCTGTAACAGAATCAATGCTCTGCAGTGGCTGAGTCTGCTGTCATAGGATACTCGCATAACATCAAAGGACAAGGTGAGCAAGACATCTTTTGTCAGTGTTATTcagtcaaaaatgtgtttcccacATTATATAAAACTAGATTTACAAAATGTATAGCAATGTTAACTACAGTAAGAATGTCCATCATAGTAAAGACGTTTCTTTGTTGTCAGGTGTTTATGCCTTTGTGGTGCTAAAAAAGGATGTGGACGTTCAAGAGGCGGACCTGTCTCGGCAGCTAAACGACATGGTATCTAAAAAGATCGCCAAGTACGCCTGTCCAGACTTCATCCAGGTAATTCTGTCTCACTGACTTTAAATTTACAAACAGACATTTAAGATTAACTTGTACTTAATCACTTCATGTCATTTTCACAGTTCGTCCAGCGGCTGCCAAAGACGCGCTCAGGTAAGATAATGCGGCGGGTGCTGCGGAAAGTGGTGGAGCGAGACTTGAACGGGTTGGGTGACCTCAGCACGCTGGATGATCCTGCAGCAGTTCAAGAGATCATCCAAGGTCACCGTGAGCTCTGTAGTAAACAACAACCTTGACGATGtgttttctgaaaacattctcATCTAAAGAGGAATATAAAAGTGATGCTTGCACGTTACTCTCTATTTCACTCAACCAGACTGGTCCAATTGtatcaaaaataattataaaggccaatttatttatttttttattgtacatattgacatttttatgaaatcAGGTAAACAACTCTTTAAGGGGCAGTTCACATGCTGCGTTTTTTGCGCCATCAAATTCATTGTCAATGTAGACGTACAAAAGGTGAGCTCGAGAGCGACCTGTCCGAGATAAAAAATCGTTAAACTTTTGGAACACAGCAcgtcatgtgacgaggaacaaccaatcacacaGCCGGCAGATATCTCCTTTTCCAGAAATCTCGGTCTACAGTtaatatatggaggagaagttaaagTGACTACGTTTTTACATGTATACGtgcaccttggataaaaggacGAAAGCGGCACGGCTGGCGTTTTAGACGCGTCATGTGAAAAGCCCCAAAACCTATGTATAATCTACAGATGTACTTTCTCTTCATAGGACTTACAGAGACCTGAGAAAATAGTGTTTGTTACAAAATAAGAATGAATGGAGTGATTGTAAACATAATACACAAATGTAAAGGCacacaagaataaaaaaaaaggtcaaaagggTCCCTTTTCTTTCCTGATTTGTTGTCATGACAGGTGAATTTACTCTAACAATTGCAGAGCCATCCAAACTATTCGCTTGGCAAAGTCTTTGGGTCCAGAACATTTTGGTTGAGCTCTGCCTCAATGTTGCATGAAGACATACAAACTGGATGAGTGCAGTTGTCCACCTCAACTGGAGGAACTGGGATTTTAAGAGCACTGGAGTGTTTCTCACTGAGGAATTCAGGAGGGTTTTCTGTCCTCGCCTCCCACACCGGAGCTTCCTGCATGTCCAGGATTTCTAACAGATGACCCTGCAGTCACGGGTCGTCTTCTGTGAGGCTGCCTCCTTTTAACTTGGTTAACTCCCACAGGCCTCCTCCACACAGTTTCAACTGGACATCATGGTACTATGACAAACAGAAAGTCGGAGTTAATATCCTTCGTACATTTAGACAGATTTGAGAAAAAGCAAGATGAGGTAAGTgctaaaatgtaagaaaattgACATATTGAAACCAATCTAATCATGGactgacaaaaaaaacccaacttTAAACATTTTAGAGGAGGACTGAGTAATGTATGATCTAATTGataaaagtacagtgtgtatgatttggcggcatctactggtgaggtttcagattgcaactaactgagtacccctccgctcactcctccctgtccaagactgtggtaacgtgagccgccgagtgcaaaaccgtggtaagtAAAGCTGTTCTCCTtgttcagaggccatccttaccataaaactactttaggaacaaaggaagtcagatggcggctggcagtaccatggttttgcactctgaggctcgtgttaccgcagtttcatcagcgtgtcggagaactacggtggccttcaggtggcgtaaaaacgcaaaaggctctctctagagccagtgttagaagtgaaccaccgctgtaggactgaaaacccagggttaaacctgaaggtacctcgctaaccccaaatcctgcttcgtagcaCAGGATACATGTGTGTTTAGTTTACCTTCTCCAGGCTGCTGCGGTGTCCCAGACTGACCAAAGTCATGCCGAGCTGTTTACAGGTTCGGTACAGCTGTGCTTCTGCCTCCTCCGTCAGAGCACTGGTAGCCTCATCCAACACtgcaaagaaaagaaatgtaaaaaaaacaaacaaactgtagTTTAAGAAAGCTCTGGTCACCTCTAACACAGAGGACAGGATGAAAACATGCATATGCTAAATCTGAAATGTAGGTGTCAAATCAAAGACAGTGGGCGAGGCTCCCCTGAAACTGCTCTGTCAGAATCACTAAAAGTCTTGATTCCTCGGATGCtttaatgaatacatttcagAAATCCAGAACAACCCACCTGCATATTTGGGCTGAAGGTAGAAGAGACGAGCAAAGCAGAGACGCTGCATTTCACCTGGAGACAGAACATCATACCTGCAGAGAAAAACTAGTTCAGAGTCTACATCATTTTGTGGCACATTTGAAGAAGTTATAAacacatttgtcattgtgttttttcctcttgTATCTCTCTTACCAGTTCCAGTCCACCTTTTCATCCAGCCCACCTGTACGCTTCAGGAGACTGGACTGGAGCACAGATAGAAGTTTGATTCAGGATCAGTGCATGTTAAAACTCATTTATTGAAATATTCAAGATGAATAAGCAATTTAGCAAAACAAATTaaagattttattttaaaaggaaTATACTGTGGGATAAAGTCACTCACCACTCCAGCTAGTTCCAGGAATTGTATAATTCTGTCATCGTCCACTGACCCTGAAAAAATAACGATATGAATATCACAAACTCAGATGACCAATTATTTCAGTCCTTCCAGGAAGCAACATCAAcacaaagtaataaataaaaccaaGTTCAGATTGATAAAaatttacatacacacatacatcttTGTACAACACTGATCTATGGATTTAATGGTATTATTATTGTAGTATTAAATGAGCCGTTTCCTTGACTTTTAAtgtattaaaatgtcaaaatgacaCACGTTTACTtatgtgcatttatttaatgttgatgttgaatgttgcACTGATTAATATACAGTTCAGTCAGAGTGACATCTTCATACCTGATGCAGGGTAAATATCCTTCAATGGGTAGATCACCTGTTGGAGAAGCGAGTTCCAGTTAAGTTAGTTATTTTTGGTAAACCTAAAACACGCATCTACACATCTATTTTTTAACAAAACAGAGGCTCTATAGAGAAACAACATAAAAGACGAGACAGCGACCTGTTCACGCAGTGTGCCATCAGTCAGGTAAGGTTTCTGTGGCAGGAAGAGGGTTCCTCTGGGCCCGAAACACGTGGTCATCTGGACAAAACCTGAGGAGACGGGAGACAGTTGTCATGACACTACTAATGTGTGCAGATATCACAACGCTTTTTTGCAACCCTTTTGACTCGTGCAATATTTCCAGTCAACAGCCACAGTCTCACTGCTCTCTCACCGCTGTCCGCCTCCCAGAGTCGGTTGAGGACCCTCAGTAGTGACGTCTTGCCGGTGCCTGTGTTCCCCACCACCAGTAGATGTGTTCCCTGGCTGATTTTCAGATTCAGATCCTCCACCAGCAGCTTGTCTGAGTATGGGGATTTGTATGAAAGATGGTCCAGGATGAAGGCAGTGTCAGCAGGCCCCGCGTGGACGTTGAAGTCACTGTGTGgagaaatcaaataaaaaaacaaagaacataTGGAGAATGAAAGCCTTTGTTATGAGcactttaaattcattttttgcCAACTTCTTTGCTCTTTGACTTGTcttttaatttaatctaatttaaCCACGTGTGCACTCTCTTAAAGGGTAAccggtattttttttaattctattttcccatgtttttagggacaacaatttgtgaaattggtccagtattgagggagagcgctgtagacggcagcttcacgggctgcaatatggtgctatcaGGGAAGACCGTCATTTACGTCacctaaaagtgcttgtttttgccatgacaggctctgattgttattataagtgtctgacatcatggaaagagtctcgctcaaggagaagtctcgttctgaaatctctcgaggtgacgtgttgccggaagacaacggtggaatagtggaatacatccatggtggaaacgtgagtgccagccgggcagagtttgttgtgttggagtacagaaagtgtagctcaatgtcatggctgagtATTTAGATAattttgacaatgtggatgaggtctttgaattcgatggctgcCCGTATTTATCTGAGCCacagtatacggatattcaggtTTCACAACGAGACTCGTCCCTGAGCGTTACTTGAATACAATAAGAAACAAAccagatcaagcgaaaggttagaaaaatgttttatttctctgcaaggtcctttccataatggtGTTccacacttataataacaatctgagcctgtcagtggtaaaaaacaagcacttttagtggatgttaAGTAACACTGACGCTGCaaacttgccctcgcagctcatGTAGTAGCTGCCGGTTACAGAACTTTCCcacaatactggaccaatttcaaaacttgttgtccccattagtcactaaGACACAAAAACTTGGGAaaataggttgaaaaatatcaaagtttAGTTTACCCTCAAACCCTTTAACATGCAGTCTGTTGCTTAAATCTTTAACTTTACTACATTACAGCAGAGATTAATGTAAAAAGTGCTCACACAAACCTGTCAAAGTCATAGCTTTCCCCTGACGCAGGGTCATAGTCGCACTGCTTGCGTAGGATGTCATCCATCACCTCCCTCAGCTCCCCAATCCtgaccacaacacacacacacacacacagatacagtgaTAGGAAGGTGGATGGCATGCACAAACACTGCTGTCATCATCTGTCCTCCAGGAAGTGAATGTAAGTATGCAGTGTGATACCTGTGGGTGTATCCAGCCACGTCTGACAGAGTGGTTGACAGGTCTATTAGCTGCGTGAAGCCATTTATCAAGTAGATGCACACAAAGGCGTTCTGAATATGAACAAGGAGAGGGAGAAACCAGAGCAGAGAGTAAATAAGAGACGAGATTATTAAAAGAGGAACAAAAGGCAGTAACGACGAGGCCCATTGGACGACGGCATGAAAAGAGGAATTCAATACTGGCTGGTGGTTATACCTAAATGTGCTTGTCTACATGTGGTTGAGACAGTTATGAAGCTACAATAATACTCCTTTAGGTATTTAGATGTGAGAACTCTGTCTAGCAACAGGCATTCAAGCTCAGCATGAACGTTTTATCAGGAGAAAGCCTTTGCTGCCACCTAGTGGTTAAATTAGCAACACATTCCCATTCAGTCAGCTGTTGTGTGATGGCAAACCTTTCAAACCCTCTAACATAAAACATGCTTACCTTACTGATGAGTCCACTGAGCTCGCCGGGAGTGAGACCGTCATAGATACCAGTGAAGATGGGAATGGCGATTATAATGTAGCTGAGGAAACCTCCGAGGTAGTCAAAGGTGTTTACCCCgactgagagaggagaggtcagaggttaacgGGTTTAATCAAAGCAATCGATGAAAGATATGAGTCGGTGAGTGGGAAGTGTGTAGGGTGTTCTTACTATAAAGCCAGAGCTCTTTGTTTATTAGACTCTTCTGAGTTTGTAACAGAGCCTGCAATCTGCGGTCGGTCCTCGTGTGCTCAACTTTACCAGctctaaaaaacacacagacagcagcGACCTGCTTTATCTCTGCGATCGGTGTGATTTGGTGTGTCAGAGCAATTCAGATAGTGTCAGatactgaatgtttttttattatagaaaATGTACGCCATACTTTCTATGTAAGTTTGTCAGTACTTTCGGTAAATGTGACATCTTTATTTCCATTTCAGCAATCTCTTTCAGGTATGACACATGCACAAGGCACCgtaaaataaatgagaaaaggtTGGCCCTGTTAAATAAATCGTGTGTTTGTGCCTCACCTGTAAAAAGCAGCAGACTCTGCATTGACACGGATCTGCATGTGCTTGAATCTGAAGATACaaaaagatatttctgaaaaaaaattgttttcacTTTCAACAAACGTTAAGATATAACACAATTTTCATTCAACTGTCACCCTGTGAGCACAAAATCACATCGTTTTAACTTGTGACAGATTAAATTACAATTCCTCTTTCATAGCTGACGCCTATCCGGTGTTATTTCCTAAAAGGCAAAAGGCACTGGGCCAAAGTCCACAGACACTTCCTCTTAACAAAGGACCATAGAAATGGACACTGAAAGCACTGGCAAAAATACCCAACCACTTTTAGGTCAATCCTGCTCTGTTTGACTGTCAGAAACACATTCATATTGGCACAGACACTTGTGTGTTTGTCACTTGATACACCATGACCGACATAACGCTGAACTTACCTGAAGTCCCCCTCCAGTTTTTCTTGCTCATACAGAGTCGACACAATCGGCCCCATGAGTATTTTATTGGCAATGGTcccaatcacaaagtagccgaAGATGCTCACGGGACCGATCCAGCCGGTGCTGCAAAGCAaagcaactttatttatatacctCTTTTCCATACACAAAGGTAATTCAGAGTGCTTAACATAAggcattaaagggacagtgtgtaggatttggtggcatctaggggtgtggttgcagattgtaacctaCTGGGTACCCCTCCGCTGAGTCTtcactttccaagactgcggtaacgtgagccggcgagtgcaaaaccgtggtgatGCCGTTCGTCtccctcagaggccatccttaccataataacactaccttaggagcaacagaagtcagacggcggatGGCGGTACCGCGGTTTTGCGGCTCAttttaccgcagtttcacaagcgtgtcggggaactacggtggtctttaggtaacgtaaaaacatgaaagactCTCTCTGGagtctgtgtttggtttgtttgttctgggctactgtagaaacatggcggactccgtgaagaggacctgctccctatgtagatatgaagggctcattctatgctaacaaaaacacaacgattcttagtttcaggtgattatacactaatgaaaacacagtcatgaatattatattccatttctgctaacagatcccccgaaatgatacacactggtcctttaaaacaaTGTGGCAAAGACAATGAGATGGAAAATACaccaatttaaataaaattaaaacactcaaagcatacaaaaaataatactcAAAGAAATAAAAGTTATAGTGTCTTTTATTTCAGGGGCAGTAAAAATAGAGCCTCACatttaacaaaaagaaaactttttttagGCTCCATTTAAATAAGTTTAGAGTTGCAGTAGACCTTTAGAGCTGGAACAGACACATAGGAATTGTGTCTGTCGTCTGTTAAGAGTCACTGACAACAGGTGGACTTTCTCGTCTCTTAAAgagactatttgtaagattcagaaatgctgcttaacagcgacacctgtggccttgaaatcaacgaaagtcagcgtcgagctcgcgcttgctcgctctacatagacataaacgagcatcgctcaaaacagtgaggtgacagacgtcagctaaaaccacaatatcactctatacgaaggtctctccatgaatcaatgctgatcctagtgttggcttttcctgctcagcgcaggcttcagcagcggggctcctcaacgagttacgttatcgcctcccgaccgcagccggcagccgaagacactGGCAcgcggtcggtaacgagacaacaacgtaactcgttgaggagccccgtcacttcacaagacatggaaaacctctgttggtctggaggagctgcagcagttatttctgcacaaaggtccactgtacattcactagatattctcagagctaaactaactattctgcagtgtggagtgagcgcgcattcacgtctagaggtggagcgagacagcgagacagcgaggacgcgcgtgctctctgagtgaaggagagcaggcagcggagacgaggctccggccacaatGTATGTCTCTGATGATACTGGAACTTCAGAGTAAGAGTTAAATGTGTTAAAGAGTGTGATGTATTACAGTTGCCACGGTGCTCTACAAACTCACCTATAAAAGCAGTGGTAGGTGTAGTAAGCCAGTGTGAACGGTGATACAATCAAACGACTAGCCATGGTGCTCATCTGCTTGCACAACCTCTCTGCATCCTGACTGATTCGCTGGTCTCTGCAAGTTACACAGAAAGatacaaaaacaaaccaatTAAATGATTCCTCTTTTCCTAACAGCCACGTGATCTcatacataaaaacattcaGATGATTTGTTTGTTGATGAATGTTGATGAATTGAATTGCATTTATGTCTATAGTCTTAAAAAATAGATAAGACGACAAAGAGGAAAACCATTAAAGCTTACGGGTTGTCTATATCCTCTCGGAGTACATTGAGTGTATAATAGACTCGGCCCTGGAAGTAGGACGTATGGAGGCTCTCAGTTAGCGTCCTCCTCCAGCTAACGTACATCTGATTGCAAATGTACTGGTCGATACTTTTCAactgggagagggagagaggaacacagagagagaaagaaactgTCTGTTAGAGAGTAAAGTAACACAGAGACAATAAACGGGAACTATATGACGATCTCTATGAGACTAAATGTCATATGATTCCTCATATTTAGGAAAAGGCCTGCTACCGCTTGCAATTTCTCAGGTTCAAAATCCATCATGACGTAAAATAAACATGTCAGGCTGTCCTGACCTTGTAAAGTTGTCTATTATAACAGCAATCCAAAATCAAACATGATGTCATACAATAACAAATAATGTACCCGATTATTTAGTTTCAGCACACATCTAAATGTGTATCCATGCAGATAATGCACACCATTGGGAACATAGGATTTGTCCCAATTATGAAAATAGTAATGTTGTACTCTAATCACAAACAATAAATCCTTTGCCTGACTGTGCATAGCAGTGCCACGGTAACAATGACAAATTAACTTCCTGGATGTGGTGTGATATTCCGTCGATAAATAAATCCATGCTCATATTTAAGAAATAAGTTACTGTTCGTAATATACagttcacacacaaacaagtgcCTACAGTAAATTGAGAATTTTCAAGAAGATGGCTTGATAAAGAATAAAACTTTATATCAATAAACTATGTGGAGTGGAGTAGAAATCTGTGATGATGGATTAactgttgttttaaaaaaagtactGACACTTTTAACAACCCCTTAAGTTTGCAGACCAATCAGAAGCAGAGCTGGGCACAAAGGAAAATTATAACACACTGTAGTGACTATAAGTCCTATACTTAAGCCACTACGGGCTGCTGTGTGctcagaaaaacaatatacatagTTAcgaatattttataatttatcatGACGTTTATTTTACCAACAGTGTCCATAATCCGTTTCCATCACTTCCAATAAGTTTGAGCTccaaattaaacaaatacagCACACGATGTTAGTCAAAACACAGTCAAAAACTGCTTGCTTCTTTCCCAATCAGTTACACCTGCAATAACTGGCATGTTGCTCAATTTTCCTTTGGCCCTGAACCAAACAGCACCTAGTGCTTGGAGGCATATTGCAtgtaacacaaataaaacaaaacacattgcCATGAAGAAAACTGTCAAAAGTCCAAATTCCACACAGCAAAATTGCAACTCTTTATGTACTTTTAGGCAACTATTATCAGTAGGAAGGTCAACTTGTGCCATCCCACACAGCTCCTTCAACTTACTGTGGAGTTGATCAAGATGAGCACCAGAGCTGTGCCCACCAGACTCTTGAAGCCTGAGTAATCTTTGTCTGCCAGCACATTGTAGAAGTGGCTGGGGAGGACACCCACTTGGTAAATGATCAGCTGCTCtgatggcagaaaaaaaaaaagatgtgttaGCGCATTGTTGGGACAACAGAGACTCGTAAAACAACGTAGGGGAATTAGGCAACCTTTGAGCAAAAAGGtcagcaggaaaaaaacatagtatgcAGTCTAGTGTTATCTGAAGTGTGTGTTTACAACGCCACAAAAAGCATTGTCCAACAGGCAGTGAGTAAGTCTCATGATGAGGCTTCATGTGAGAGACATTTCATTTACAGTTTATAGATAGCTTGATCTGATTGTgactatttttttccccttttggTTATCACACTTGAATAAATAACATTTGTCATAGTTTGTTGAACTATTGGAGAAGTATTTTTCAATCTTTGTCTAAGGTATTGAATAGAAGTGTTGATTTGGACCCTCCAACGGATGTTTTTGGTGTTATAGATCCTAAAGTTTGGAAAACTAGTCCaatattatatgatatatgataacATTTGTTAGTCTGCTGGCATGCAGATTAATACTACTTGAACAGCAGCCCCTACTCATGCAAACTGGATGAGAGAAGAAGGGATGACGCATTTAGATTTAGAGAAAATAAAATTCTCATTAAAAAGACAGGAGGGTAAGTTCTCCAAAAAATGGTCCGCCTTTTATAAATTACTTTAGGCAGATCAGAAACTGAAACATTAACAAATATGAATACCACCATCTTCATTATGAGTTTCCCCACTTACTCTTTAGTCACACTTGATTGTAGAAACAGAATTTGCAGATACACCAATTGGTTCGCTGACAAGAGTAATACGCATTCACCCcacttcttttattttatttattttgtttccattttcttatctaatatttttaatatgattatttattttcatttattttattttcgtatttaatatttttaatattattatttatttctatttattttattttcgtatttaatcattttaatatgattatttatttcatttaattattactttctttttttctgttggtaAGACTGTTGGTAAGGCAATACACTCTTCTGTGAACTGTACATTTGTATTATATAACAGATTGTTTATTACCAATTGTATAATTATTATTCTTATACTTTGTATGACCTCTCATGTGGAGAGTTGTGTTTTGCAAGTTTCAATTgttaaaagcacaataaaaacagtgttgaaaaaaataaaataaaatgttgtgaGTCAAGCAGTTACCTGTCAGAGTGACAGCCAGCAGCGTCCCAAACAGCAGAGCACTTTGACTGGTCCATGATGGGAACAGGACCTTCTGGATGCCGCAGAGCCTCTGGACAAACTTCCAGTCTAATTTCAGTCTGAATTATGCACAGCAAGagataaataaaatcatattagAAAACTGCAACACTTGAATGTCATGAACTTGCATCCTGTGGTCACatgcatgaaatgtttttttgacatgttttcttatatttttatattttcaattactcataataataataaaaataataataataataataattcatgaattgtattgaattttattcaatatgtattatttctttattttgacatgttttcttaattttttataattttctaatcattttctttattatttcaatcattatttttgaatgtatcttacatttttatattttcacttactcattataataataataac
It includes:
- the abcd4 gene encoding lysosomal cobalamin transporter ABCD4, coding for MPRLEKTNGRGTKRLKLDWKFVQRLCGIQKVLFPSWTSQSALLFGTLLAVTLTEQLIIYQVGVLPSHFYNVLADKDYSGFKSLVGTALVLILINSTLKSIDQYICNQMYVSWRRTLTESLHTSYFQGRVYYTLNVLREDIDNPDQRISQDAERLCKQMSTMASRLIVSPFTLAYYTYHCFYSTGWIGPVSIFGYFVIGTIANKILMGPIVSTLYEQEKLEGDFRFKHMQIRVNAESAAFYRAGKVEHTRTDRRLQALLQTQKSLINKELWLYIGVNTFDYLGGFLSYIIIAIPIFTGIYDGLTPGELSGLISKNAFVCIYLINGFTQLIDLSTTLSDVAGYTHRIGELREVMDDILRKQCDYDPASGESYDFDSDFNVHAGPADTAFILDHLSYKSPYSDKLLVEDLNLKISQGTHLLVVGNTGTGKTSLLRVLNRLWEADSGFVQMTTCFGPRGTLFLPQKPYLTDGTLREQVIYPLKDIYPASGSVDDDRIIQFLELAGVSSLLKRTGGLDEKVDWNWYDVLSPGEMQRLCFARLFYLQPKYAVLDEATSALTEEAEAQLYRTCKQLGMTLVSLGHRSSLEKYHDVQLKLCGGGLWELTKLKGGSLTEDDP